The following proteins are co-located in the Mus pahari chromosome 14, PAHARI_EIJ_v1.1, whole genome shotgun sequence genome:
- the N4bp3 gene encoding NEDD4-binding protein 3 — MATASGPAGIAMGSVGSLLERQDFSPEELRAALAGSRGSRQPDGLLRKGLGQREFFSYLHLPKKDGKTTKRAPRNEPDYATLYYREHPRAGDFSKTSLPERGRFDKCRIRPSVFKPPVGSGKGFLSMQSLAAHKGQKLWRSNGSLHTLACHPPLSPGPRASQARAQLLHALSLDEGGPEPSLSDSSSGGSFGRSPGTGPSPFSSSLGHINHLGGSLDRAPRSPKESGPLAVLSCLPEPPPPYEFSCPTTEEVAVLPETCEELKRDLGDQDVSNSFTQVLEERQRLWLSELKRLYVERLHEVAQKAERSERNLQLQLFMAQQEQRRLRKELRAQQGLAPEPRTSGSSMEADPNARPEEEARWEVCQKTAEISLLKQQLREAQAELAQKLAEIFSLKTQLRGSRAQAQAQDAELARLREAVRSLQEQAPREEAPGSCETDDCKSRGLLGEAGGSEAREGAEQLRAELLQERLRGQEQALRFEQERQTWQEEKERVLRYQREIQGSYMDMYRRNQALEHELRLLREPPTSWSPRLESSKI; from the exons ATGGCCACAGCCTCGGGTCCTGCTGGCATTGCCATGGGCAGCGTAGGCAGCCTGTTGGAACGGCAGGACTTTTCCCCTGAAGAACTTCGTGCCGCACTGGCCGGCTCCCGGGGCTCCCGGCAGCCCGATGGGCTCCTCCGGAAAGGCTTGGGTCAGCGAGAGTTCTTCAGCTACCTGCATCTCCCCAAGAAAGACGGCAAGACCACCAAGCGAGCCCCTCGGAACGAGCCAGACTATGCCACCCTCTACTACCGGGAGCATCCTCGGGCTGGTGACTTCAGCAAGACTTCCCTGCCTGAGCGGGGTCGTTTTGACAAG TGCCGAATCCGTCCTTCTGTGTTCAAGCctcctgtgggctctgggaaAGGCTTCTTGTCCATGCAGAGCCTGGCAGCCCACAAGGGCCAGAAGTTGTGGCGAAGCAACGGCAGCCTGCACACACTGGCCTGTCACCCGCCCCTGAGCCCTGGACCTCGGGCCAGTCAGGCCCGTGCGCAGTTGCTTCACGCTCTCAGCCTAGATGAAGGTGGCCCTGAGCCCAGCCTATCGGACTCTTCCAGCGGGGGTAGTTTTGGCCGTAGTCCAGGTACTGGCcccagccccttcagctcctccttgGGCCACATTAATCACCTTGGAGGCTCCCTGGACCGTGCTCCAAGGAGCCCCAAGGAGTCTGGACCTCTGGCGGTCCTGAGCTGCCTGCCCGAGCCACCTCCCCCCTACGAGTTCTCCTGCCCCACTACTGAAGAGGTGGCCGTGTTGCCTGAGACCTGTGAGGAGCTCAAGAGGGACCTTGGTGACCAGGACGTTTCTAACTCCTTTACTCAG GTGCTAGAGGAACGCCAGCGGTTGTGGTTGTCTGAGCTCAAGCGTCTGTACGTGGAACGGCTTCATGAGGTGGCCCAGAAAGCCGAGCGCAGCGAGCGCAACCTCCAGCTGCAGCTCTTTATGGCCCAACAGGAGCAGCGGCGCCTGCGCAAGGAGCTGCGGGCTCAGCAGGGCCTGGCCCCAGAGCCTCGGACCTCTGGGTCCTCCATGGAGGCTGACCCCAATGCCCGGCCAGAGGAAGAAGCCCGATGGGAG GTGTGCCAGAAGACCGCGGAGATCAGTCTGTTGAAACAACAGCTTCGGGAAGCCCAGGCGGAGCTGGCACAGAAGCTGGCAGAGATCTTCAGTTTGAAGACGCAACTTCGGGGCAGCCGGGCACAAGCCCAGGCTCAGGACGCTGAGCTAGCCCGGCTGCGGGAGGCAGTGCGCAGCCTGCAGGAGCAGGCGCCACGGGAGGAAGCCCCAGGCAGCTGCGAGACGGATGACTGcaagagcagaggactgctgggggaggcaggaggcagcgAAGCCAGGGAAGGGGCCGAGCAGCTGAGGGCAGAGCTGCTGCAGGAGCGGCTTCGGGGCCAGGAGCAGGCTCTGCGCTTCGAGCAGGAGAGGCAGACTtggcaggaggaaaaggagagggtgCTGCGCTACCAGCGAGAAATCCAAGGGAGCTACATGGACATGTACCGCCGCAACCAGGCACTTGAACACGAGCTGCGGCTGCTGCGGGAGCCCCCTACATCCTGGAGTCCCCGGCTGGAGTCCTCCAAGATCTGA